One genomic region from Metallosphaera tengchongensis encodes:
- a CDS encoding DUF47 domain-containing protein, which produces MIKLSINKEEIIFNKTMEMSKGIGDAILRLNELVKKVIRGDRDGLTSESIKIKSIYERVAMTREEIVSMLYGEAFLPDFKESMMMLTQALYNTIKAIKDSGRAISSRRPNEDLLKTLSEGLLTYMSTIIEAGEKLSTMISYMKVDMKESIRVGKEIQLLERNGDDIKDVLIQRLYDSEKVADVISILQFKDVIIFMDDILDYMEEATLSIETLYATLKA; this is translated from the coding sequence ATGATAAAGCTAAGTATCAATAAGGAGGAGATTATTTTCAATAAAACTATGGAGATGTCAAAGGGGATCGGCGACGCTATACTCAGGTTAAACGAACTGGTCAAGAAAGTTATAAGGGGAGATAGGGACGGGTTAACTTCAGAGTCGATTAAAATAAAGTCCATTTATGAAAGGGTTGCAATGACCAGGGAAGAGATAGTTTCAATGCTTTACGGCGAGGCATTCTTGCCCGACTTCAAGGAATCAATGATGATGTTAACCCAAGCTTTGTACAACACTATCAAAGCTATAAAAGATTCAGGGAGGGCGATTTCATCCAGGAGACCCAATGAGGATCTTTTAAAGACCCTGAGTGAAGGACTTCTGACTTACATGAGTACCATCATTGAGGCAGGGGAGAAACTCTCTACGATGATTTCCTACATGAAAGTCGATATGAAAGAATCGATTAGGGTCGGAAAAGAAATACAGCTTCTTGAAAGGAACGGAGATGATATCAAAGATGTACTCATTCAGAGATTATACGACTCTGAAAAGGTCGCAGATGTAATTAGTATCCTGCAGTTTAAGGACGTCATAATATTCATGGACGATATTCTTGATTATATGGAAGAAGCTACGTTAAGTATAGAAACTCTTTACGCGACGCTAAAGGCCTAA
- a CDS encoding citrate synthase/methylcitrate synthase, whose product MELRKGLEDIAIKETSITYIDGDLGRLYYRGYSIYDLASFSNFEEVSYLIWYGKLPTQRELADLKSHLAEERNVSEEISTFVSKVAKTANPMDILRTAVSMMGLEDRREEGLVTKAIKITAKIPTIISLIQRTRRDQKFIEPDPSLSHAENFLYMINGEKPDLNFSKTMDVALMLHMDHEMNASTMACLVVASTLSDIYSSVVAGISALKGPLHGGANSEALKQFMEVESPDQVEKYVLNKLSTGHRLMGFGHRIYKTMDPRAKILKDYAREVTEGKPTERLYKVAEKIEEIGIKILGKRGIYPNVDFYSGLVFFSLGFDTDLFPTIFASARVVGWTAHVDEYLLDNKLIRPKAIYVGDLGKKYIPIDERQ is encoded by the coding sequence TTGGAACTTCGAAAAGGTCTTGAGGACATAGCGATAAAAGAGACTTCAATAACCTATATTGACGGTGATCTCGGTAGACTTTACTATAGAGGCTACTCAATATACGACTTGGCCAGTTTTTCGAACTTTGAAGAGGTATCCTACCTAATCTGGTATGGAAAGCTACCTACGCAACGTGAACTGGCGGATCTAAAATCTCACTTAGCTGAAGAGAGAAATGTATCTGAGGAAATATCCACTTTTGTGTCTAAAGTGGCTAAGACTGCGAACCCCATGGACATTCTTAGGACTGCAGTGAGCATGATGGGTCTAGAAGATAGAAGGGAGGAGGGACTTGTCACTAAGGCTATAAAGATCACCGCAAAAATTCCAACTATAATATCTTTGATTCAAAGGACTAGGCGTGACCAAAAGTTTATAGAACCAGACCCTTCCTTATCCCACGCTGAAAACTTCCTGTATATGATAAACGGTGAAAAACCTGACCTCAATTTCTCTAAAACCATGGACGTTGCTCTCATGCTTCACATGGACCACGAAATGAACGCCTCTACCATGGCGTGTCTAGTCGTTGCGTCTACTCTGTCTGACATATATTCTTCTGTCGTGGCTGGTATTTCAGCTCTAAAGGGTCCACTCCACGGTGGGGCTAACTCTGAGGCACTCAAGCAGTTCATGGAAGTTGAAAGTCCAGACCAGGTCGAGAAGTACGTTTTGAATAAACTAAGTACCGGGCACAGATTGATGGGTTTTGGTCACAGAATATATAAGACCATGGATCCAAGGGCCAAAATTCTCAAGGACTATGCCAGGGAAGTTACAGAAGGAAAACCTACTGAGAGACTTTATAAGGTTGCAGAGAAAATTGAAGAAATAGGAATTAAAATTCTAGGAAAGAGAGGTATTTATCCCAATGTAGATTTCTACTCAGGTTTAGTGTTTTTTTCCCTGGGTTTTGACACTGATCTCTTTCCTACCATATTCGCTTCAGCTAGGGTTGTTGGATGGACAGCTCACGTTGACGAATACTTGCTGGACAACAAGTTAATTAGACCTAAGGCTATTTACGTTGGAGATCTAGGAAAAAAATACATTCCTATAGATGAAAGGCAATAA
- a CDS encoding DUF763 domain-containing protein, producing the protein MEITGVSDLPLHYGRVPNWLIPIMRRLSRAIMDVMLLEWGPGKVVERLSNPLWFQGFNNVIGMDWDSSGSTTVTLGILKEVTRPQDDGLAILGGKGRNSLNVPLELRKLPGRFDVDVEKLERTSRLVAKVDSTLLQDGYELYHHSLILDEKGRWGVIQQGMNLETKFARRYHWISVANPVDELREGIAGAYNGVVLNVHESHEAKEVIIDLLGEDPRRISRQYLQLMSYIRGNSIESWLGLGTLGAISREARMIYMKPVDVNKVMKILNHVREFSPTNLQDALLLGLGPSTVRALSLISDLIYSEPPSYRDPVNYPYDPFKYAFAIGGKDGVPYPVRRDVAFEVIQTLEDIVSQTKLDKKDKSLALNKLRELKLGTSKRS; encoded by the coding sequence ATGGAGATAACTGGAGTAAGCGACCTCCCCCTCCATTACGGTAGAGTTCCAAACTGGCTAATCCCAATAATGAGAAGACTTTCTAGGGCAATTATGGACGTTATGCTCTTGGAGTGGGGACCGGGAAAAGTAGTTGAACGTCTTTCAAATCCTCTTTGGTTCCAAGGATTTAATAACGTAATAGGTATGGACTGGGACTCCTCTGGCTCAACTACGGTAACGTTGGGAATACTCAAAGAGGTAACTAGACCTCAAGACGATGGATTAGCCATTCTAGGCGGAAAGGGGAGAAACTCGCTTAACGTACCCTTAGAGCTGCGCAAGTTACCTGGCAGATTTGACGTGGATGTGGAGAAACTAGAAAGAACTAGCAGGTTGGTCGCGAAAGTCGACTCTACCCTTCTTCAGGATGGGTATGAACTATATCATCATTCCCTAATCCTGGACGAAAAAGGCAGATGGGGAGTAATCCAACAAGGGATGAATCTGGAGACGAAGTTCGCCAGGAGGTATCACTGGATATCCGTAGCAAACCCGGTGGATGAGCTTAGGGAAGGAATAGCCGGGGCTTACAACGGAGTAGTACTTAACGTCCATGAGTCCCATGAAGCCAAGGAGGTAATAATTGATCTTCTGGGGGAGGACCCGAGGAGGATTAGTAGACAATATCTACAATTGATGTCTTATATAAGAGGAAATTCCATAGAGTCCTGGCTTGGGCTAGGGACCTTAGGGGCAATATCGAGGGAAGCGAGGATGATCTACATGAAACCGGTTGACGTGAATAAGGTAATGAAGATCCTAAACCATGTAAGAGAGTTCTCTCCAACCAATCTTCAAGACGCTCTCCTCCTCGGCTTGGGTCCGTCAACAGTAAGAGCCTTGAGTTTAATATCGGATCTGATATACAGCGAACCGCCATCCTACAGGGATCCAGTGAACTATCCCTACGATCCCTTTAAGTACGCCTTTGCCATAGGCGGTAAGGACGGTGTCCCCTATCCTGTGAGACGAGACGTAGCTTTCGAGGTAATACAGACACTTGAGGATATAGTAAGCCAAACTAAGTTAGATAAAAAAGATAAGAGTCTAGCACTAAATAAGCTCAGGGAGTTAAAACTTGGAACTTCGAAAAGGTCTTGA
- a CDS encoding metallophosphoesterase family protein: MIFGAVSDIHSPRFLNQFFNSLRYSTNFPLIVLAGDLVDRGKVLHFDPVYRALKTSKVVAVFGNEDFREVRDEFRRLYPNVIWLEDSSITLELDVVKIYLVGSEGIISKPTRWQREIGINEEFYLKRKERVEKLLCDKKGDITILITHYSSTFETLYGEKRWAYLELGYPLIEELECKPNIAIHGHAHKSLLHKARIGETEVYNVALPATHEITKIKI; encoded by the coding sequence ATGATATTCGGGGCTGTCTCCGATATACATTCTCCTAGGTTCCTAAACCAATTCTTCAACTCGCTCAGGTACTCCACTAATTTTCCCCTAATAGTTCTAGCAGGAGACCTCGTGGATAGGGGAAAGGTGCTCCACTTCGACCCTGTCTATAGGGCTCTAAAGACAAGTAAAGTTGTGGCTGTGTTCGGGAATGAGGACTTTAGAGAGGTCAGGGACGAATTTAGACGCCTATACCCTAACGTAATTTGGCTAGAGGACAGTTCTATAACGCTGGAATTAGACGTTGTAAAAATATACCTTGTTGGGAGCGAAGGTATAATCAGTAAACCAACGAGATGGCAGAGGGAGATTGGGATCAACGAAGAGTTTTATCTTAAAAGAAAGGAGAGGGTTGAAAAACTGCTCTGTGACAAAAAGGGGGATATAACAATTCTTATAACCCATTACTCCTCTACATTTGAGACTCTTTACGGAGAGAAGAGGTGGGCATACCTAGAGTTGGGGTACCCACTCATTGAGGAGCTAGAGTGTAAGCCGAATATAGCTATTCACGGTCATGCGCACAAATCTCTTTTACATAAGGCTAGGATAGGGGAAACTGAGGTGTATAACGTTGCACTTCCAGCAACCCACGAGATAACTAAAATAAAAATTTAA
- a CDS encoding peroxiredoxin, translating to MVKTYQKFPDIQVMTTAGPIDFYKDIFGKGKWLFLFAHPADFTPVCTTEFVEFARNYQEFEKLGVQLVGLSVDSIYSHIAWLSDIEQRYGIKIPFPVIADPDKKVARLLDLIEENSGLTVRGVFIVDPQGTIRFMALYPIEAGRNMQELIRITKALIVTYKAKVSTPANWEPGKEVVVGAPTTLMEAEMRMKLPNAKAWYLMFKKYEELPQDQRV from the coding sequence ATGGTCAAAACATATCAGAAGTTTCCGGATATCCAAGTCATGACAACCGCAGGTCCCATAGATTTTTATAAAGATATATTTGGTAAAGGGAAGTGGTTATTCCTATTCGCTCATCCAGCAGATTTCACCCCAGTTTGCACAACAGAATTCGTGGAGTTTGCCAGGAATTACCAGGAATTTGAGAAGCTTGGTGTCCAACTGGTGGGACTCAGTGTAGACAGCATTTACTCCCATATAGCTTGGCTGTCGGATATCGAGCAGAGATATGGAATAAAGATCCCCTTCCCTGTGATTGCAGATCCTGACAAGAAGGTCGCTAGACTCCTTGATTTGATAGAGGAGAACTCAGGCCTGACAGTGAGAGGAGTCTTCATAGTGGACCCGCAGGGTACCATAAGGTTCATGGCATTATACCCAATTGAAGCTGGAAGAAACATGCAAGAGCTCATTAGAATCACTAAGGCCCTGATAGTTACGTATAAAGCAAAGGTCTCAACACCTGCAAACTGGGAGCCAGGAAAGGAAGTTGTTGTGGGCGCCCCAACCACGTTGATGGAAGCTGAAATGAGGATGAAGTTGCCCAACGCTAAAGCTTGGTATCTCATGTTCAAGAAGTACGAGGAACTACCCCAAGACCAAAGAGTTTAA
- a CDS encoding zinc ribbon domain-containing protein, with protein MEAITSKLHKYDIKVSLVVEYNTSRPCAFHNIPVERRPRGVINCPLGHRLHSDVNGALNIMKLGIKKVANTLKRPLSFLVTSNGVTP; from the coding sequence ATTGAGGCAATCACGTCCAAGCTCCACAAGTATGACATAAAGGTGTCCCTAGTTGTTGAGTATAACACCTCTAGGCCCTGCGCTTTCCACAACATTCCCGTTGAGAGGAGGCCTAGAGGAGTCATCAACTGCCCTTTAGGTCATAGACTCCACAGTGACGTTAACGGTGCCCTCAACATAATGAAACTGGGGATAAAGAAAGTCGCAAACACACTGAAAAGACCTCTCTCCTTCCTCGTAACGTCAAACGGAGTAACTCCGTAA
- a CDS encoding transposase → MGYFYFQKTIAGIDRLKAEAEKVQEFDAREEALRERERVFKRLYRILLHHYRTLSSHSSKSLWQLGVSTVYLGYPYSISQDKGNMFASNI, encoded by the coding sequence GTGGGATATTTCTATTTTCAGAAGACAATAGCAGGGATAGATAGGTTAAAGGCTGAGGCTGAGAAGGTACAAGAGTTTGACGCAAGGGAGGAAGCGTTGAGAGAAAGGGAGAGGGTCTTTAAGAGACTATACCGTATACTTCTCCACCACTACAGGACTTTATCCTCCCACTCATCTAAGTCACTCTGGCAGTTAGGGGTCTCAACAGTCTACCTCGGTTACCCTTACTCCATCTCTCAGGACAAGGGTAACATGTTCGCTTCAAACATCTAG
- a CDS encoding DHH family phosphoesterase, translating into MDYYAIVHNDFDGTASASVYARAVNSLPRNIWFTEPTKLHEVLARLELRGVNRVMIADLGINDSTFQYILDSIRKLRGEGAEIQWFDHHVWKDDWKTKLQEAGVQVFHDVSTCGAGVVNKNMNPEDEVSRSLASADCSVDIWLHNDPLGEKLRRVVENDRSYEWKRKLMETFFNGILWNEEFDTILQTRMEEELKGYQRIWKYVKVLDLEGTKIVVAIRWNGPPDISYASQFLMTRTGAQIFASANGKSISFRSNSIDIRRFAVRLGGGGHPLAAGASLRIPFIYRLLRRLGVTGPALNWVAKEVLEVVKKEGIVKYERRTTKN; encoded by the coding sequence ATGGATTACTACGCTATTGTACATAACGACTTTGATGGAACAGCCTCAGCCTCTGTATACGCCAGGGCAGTCAATTCTCTACCTAGAAATATATGGTTCACTGAACCAACAAAACTACACGAGGTCTTGGCTAGATTAGAGCTCAGGGGTGTAAACAGAGTCATGATCGCAGACCTTGGAATAAACGACTCGACCTTCCAGTACATTTTAGATTCCATAAGGAAGCTCAGGGGAGAAGGAGCAGAGATCCAGTGGTTTGATCATCACGTCTGGAAAGACGATTGGAAGACCAAATTACAGGAAGCGGGTGTACAAGTCTTTCATGACGTTAGCACCTGCGGTGCGGGGGTCGTCAACAAGAACATGAATCCTGAGGACGAAGTCTCGAGGTCCCTTGCTTCGGCTGATTGTTCTGTGGACATCTGGCTCCACAACGACCCATTAGGGGAGAAACTTAGGAGGGTTGTGGAAAATGACAGGAGTTACGAGTGGAAAAGGAAACTTATGGAAACCTTCTTCAATGGGATACTTTGGAACGAAGAGTTTGATACAATTCTGCAGACCCGTATGGAGGAAGAGCTGAAAGGGTACCAAAGAATCTGGAAGTACGTTAAAGTTCTAGATCTGGAAGGAACTAAAATAGTAGTAGCCATAAGGTGGAATGGTCCCCCAGATATTAGTTACGCATCCCAATTTTTAATGACGAGAACTGGAGCTCAAATCTTCGCCTCAGCTAACGGTAAATCCATATCATTTAGAAGTAACAGCATTGACATCAGGAGGTTTGCAGTGCGCCTAGGAGGTGGAGGTCATCCGTTAGCTGCTGGAGCGTCGTTGAGAATTCCATTCATATACAGGTTATTGAGACGTCTGGGTGTTACAGGACCTGCTTTGAACTGGGTCGCTAAGGAGGTCTTAGAAGTCGTTAAAAAGGAAGGAATAGTCAAATACGAAAGGAGAACCACAAAGAATTAA
- a CDS encoding cysteine hydrolase family protein: MKREVQVPEIPVAKEVRLDPRKTAVVIVDMQNDFVRKEGKLYVPGAESTINQIKSLISKARESGAKVVYTQDWHMKDDPEFKIWGEHAVAGTWGADIVEELKPEIDDYVVRKLRYDAFFGTSLEYFLNVKGIDSLVIVGTVANICVLHTAGSAALRWYNVVMPMDGISALSEFDYYSTLRQVDFLYKGKITESSGIIFK, encoded by the coding sequence ATGAAAAGGGAAGTTCAGGTTCCTGAAATCCCTGTAGCAAAGGAAGTGCGGTTGGATCCACGTAAAACGGCTGTAGTAATTGTGGACATGCAAAATGATTTCGTGAGAAAGGAGGGCAAACTTTACGTTCCCGGTGCTGAGTCCACTATCAATCAAATTAAGAGTCTGATCTCCAAAGCGAGGGAATCCGGGGCAAAGGTTGTTTACACCCAGGACTGGCATATGAAGGACGATCCCGAGTTCAAGATCTGGGGAGAACATGCAGTCGCTGGGACTTGGGGGGCTGATATAGTGGAAGAGCTCAAGCCCGAGATAGACGACTATGTTGTGAGGAAACTGAGATATGACGCTTTCTTTGGGACGTCCCTAGAATACTTTCTAAACGTTAAGGGAATAGACTCTCTTGTTATCGTTGGTACAGTGGCGAACATATGTGTTCTTCACACAGCTGGTAGCGCGGCGCTAAGGTGGTATAACGTTGTCATGCCCATGGATGGAATATCAGCCCTCAGTGAGTTTGACTATTACTCCACCCTGAGGCAAGTGGATTTCCTGTATAAGGGGAAAATTACAGAGAGCTCAGGCATCATTTTTAAGTAG
- a CDS encoding ABC transporter permease: MRISDSIRLSFNALTSKRLRTSLTILGILIGPAIVVGLTGLTLGFSAVLTHQLFSSLSPTDIFVNPGTNVITSYTVQQISHLPGVKSVVPYYLISGTIQTPSGPEPTEILSIDTQEASLAFPGLTLQTGTYPPLTSTYGTVVGYYIAHPQYPGQPTYSSGQTITVVMNTPDGKMSKTFLVMGNFNEFSSAFADIDRALIVQDIIGQQYYGDKYSGLIVQADSVSDVNKVVTEIQNEFGRSVSVTSVEQFINLINNSLSAVSSLLFIAGASSFIVAFVGILSTMFTTVVERTREIGVLRAIGYTRRGIMVIFIGEAVLMGLLGGIAGVGAGVGMGYLLTSLSAGGSGGNAAGPRGAGIISSTHITPVFEPTFMLEVVLITVIFSLLAGIIPAYRASRIEPAVALRYEV, from the coding sequence GTGAGGATATCAGACTCCATTAGACTTTCATTTAACGCCCTAACCAGCAAGAGACTCAGAACCTCGCTTACTATCCTCGGGATTCTTATAGGACCTGCAATAGTCGTCGGTCTGACAGGTTTGACCTTAGGTTTCTCAGCTGTGTTGACCCACCAGTTGTTCTCTAGCCTTTCTCCCACTGACATTTTCGTTAATCCAGGCACTAACGTCATTACAAGCTATACTGTGCAACAGATCTCCCATCTACCTGGCGTGAAGTCGGTGGTTCCATACTACCTCATTTCAGGAACCATCCAAACCCCAAGTGGGCCAGAGCCCACTGAAATCCTTTCTATAGACACTCAAGAAGCTTCCCTTGCATTTCCAGGTCTAACTCTACAGACAGGGACTTACCCTCCATTAACTTCCACTTACGGAACAGTTGTTGGGTACTATATAGCTCATCCCCAGTACCCTGGCCAACCTACCTACAGTTCTGGGCAGACTATAACGGTTGTGATGAATACACCTGACGGGAAAATGTCCAAAACTTTCCTTGTTATGGGGAACTTTAACGAGTTTAGCAGCGCGTTCGCCGATATTGATAGGGCACTAATAGTACAAGATATAATAGGGCAACAATATTATGGAGATAAGTATAGTGGACTAATAGTTCAGGCAGATAGCGTGTCGGATGTTAATAAGGTTGTCACAGAAATACAGAACGAGTTTGGTAGATCAGTCTCTGTGACCTCAGTAGAACAGTTTATAAACCTGATCAATAACTCCCTCTCTGCCGTTAGCAGTTTGCTCTTTATTGCGGGCGCCTCTTCCTTTATTGTGGCTTTCGTGGGAATATTGAGCACTATGTTCACCACTGTTGTTGAAAGAACCAGGGAAATAGGCGTTCTAAGGGCAATAGGTTACACTAGGAGAGGCATTATGGTCATTTTCATCGGAGAGGCAGTGCTCATGGGCCTATTAGGAGGAATAGCCGGTGTAGGTGCGGGGGTGGGTATGGGTTACTTACTAACGTCGTTATCGGCTGGAGGTAGTGGAGGAAATGCTGCTGGACCTAGAGGAGCTGGGATAATTTCCAGTACTCACATTACGCCTGTCTTTGAACCTACATTTATGCTTGAAGTCGTGCTCATCACGGTGATCTTCAGTTTGTTAGCTGGTATAATACCAGCGTATAGGGCTTCTAGAATAGAGCCAGCCGTAGCTTTGAGATACGAAGTATAA
- a CDS encoding ABC transporter ATP-binding protein: MEVIKLENVSKIYGNKVKVTALNNINLSIEESEFVAIVGPSGSGKTTLLTIMGTLAKPTTGKVYIYGQEVTSLNDDALSKIRNSYIGFVFQNYNLIDRMSAIENVELPLIARNVPRKERREKAMDILNSLGLGDLAYKKPTELSGGQQQRVSIARALVQNPKIILADEPTANLDSKSGETVMKTFLQANRDFKTTVVIITHDQDVATYAKRKVHIKDGTIEKIE; the protein is encoded by the coding sequence ATGGAAGTCATAAAGTTAGAGAACGTCAGTAAGATCTATGGCAATAAGGTTAAGGTCACAGCGTTGAATAACATAAATTTAAGCATTGAGGAAAGCGAGTTTGTGGCCATAGTTGGACCTTCAGGGAGCGGGAAAACTACTCTCCTCACAATAATGGGCACGTTGGCTAAACCAACTACGGGCAAGGTTTATATATACGGTCAGGAAGTGACGTCACTTAATGACGATGCGCTTTCTAAGATTAGAAATAGCTACATAGGTTTTGTGTTCCAAAATTACAACCTCATAGACAGGATGAGTGCAATTGAGAACGTAGAGCTACCTCTAATAGCTAGGAACGTTCCGAGGAAGGAAAGGAGGGAAAAAGCCATGGACATACTGAATTCCTTAGGTTTAGGAGATCTGGCTTACAAAAAGCCAACCGAACTGTCTGGGGGTCAACAGCAGAGAGTTTCTATAGCTAGAGCTTTAGTTCAAAACCCTAAAATAATACTGGCTGACGAACCTACAGCTAACCTGGACTCTAAGAGCGGAGAGACTGTAATGAAGACCTTCCTCCAAGCCAATAGGGACTTCAAAACTACAGTTGTAATTATAACCCATGACCAGGACGTCGCCACTTACGCCAAAAGAAAGGTCCACATAAAAGATGGGACTATTGAAAAAATTGAATGA
- a CDS encoding DMT family transporter, protein MDKYYTALVIGGVTFGTAAIFIKFSNMTPGMIAFSRFLVAGIILSRGRVNFRNIVKNLKVGFLLAVHMILFILSVYNTTIIDSTVLVSTSPIFSLALSPLVGIPTTRKEIVTGLIAFLGVIIMNFPLNEGRLYGNLLAVLSALAISLYTIILSKNQEDDPLLLTSYVYLSSTIFSFPFLLIQGVGKIDLVSVLSLLGLIIFPTLIGHTSVIYASGHVKPSHIEVIGLLEPVVATVLSFFLFKQVPTSFELLGSGLVIISIALLVNR, encoded by the coding sequence TTGGACAAGTACTATACGGCCCTGGTTATTGGAGGCGTTACCTTTGGGACTGCAGCCATTTTCATAAAGTTCTCTAACATGACCCCTGGAATGATAGCGTTTTCGAGGTTTCTTGTTGCAGGTATCATACTTTCCAGGGGAAGAGTAAACTTTCGTAACATAGTCAAGAATTTGAAGGTTGGCTTTCTACTTGCAGTGCACATGATATTGTTTATTTTGAGCGTTTACAACACCACCATAATAGACTCCACTGTGTTGGTGTCTACTTCCCCAATCTTTTCCTTGGCTCTATCCCCTTTAGTAGGTATACCCACTACAAGGAAGGAAATAGTTACCGGGCTCATTGCCTTTCTCGGTGTTATTATCATGAATTTCCCGCTGAATGAGGGTAGATTGTACGGAAATCTTCTCGCTGTGCTCTCGGCGTTAGCCATATCCTTGTATACCATAATCCTCTCCAAAAACCAAGAGGATGACCCATTGCTCTTAACGTCTTACGTCTATCTCTCTTCGACCATATTCAGTTTCCCGTTTCTTTTGATACAGGGAGTAGGGAAAATAGATCTAGTCTCCGTTTTATCCCTTCTGGGTCTCATCATTTTCCCTACTCTCATAGGACACACTTCGGTTATCTACGCCTCTGGACATGTGAAACCCTCCCACATAGAGGTTATTGGACTCCTAGAGCCAGTGGTCGCCACAGTGCTCTCCTTCTTCTTGTTCAAACAGGTTCCGACGTCCTTTGAGCTTTTAGGGTCTGGTCTTGTTATTATATCCATTGCGTTATTGGTGAACAGATGA
- a CDS encoding tetratricopeptide repeat protein: MDLSELLSSGNLNLALLKLREAIESNPSKENYELLGRILLELGRDDEALDAFLKAEDYITAAKILSLKDPRSALTLLEKVSVNESKLMRAMIFMRMEKYDEALKELGSMDSINENPLFFKVKGIAEFYTDRIYEAMRDLSRGILLYPLDADLYYYRALVRIRLGDEDNAEKDLDIAINLNPYYAEAYLNKGLIAERRGDINKAISMYSKSISIRPNYKEAYIRRSGAYSKIGRDEEAKSDLEKSSQL, translated from the coding sequence TTGGACCTCTCTGAACTTCTCTCTTCAGGAAATCTGAACCTAGCCCTCTTAAAGTTGAGGGAGGCAATTGAGTCGAACCCTTCTAAAGAGAACTACGAGCTATTGGGAAGAATACTGCTTGAGCTTGGCAGAGATGATGAGGCTTTAGATGCATTTCTTAAGGCTGAGGACTACATAACTGCAGCTAAGATCCTCTCGTTGAAAGATCCAAGGAGCGCTCTTACACTACTGGAGAAGGTCTCGGTAAACGAGTCTAAGCTAATGAGGGCCATGATATTTATGAGGATGGAAAAATACGATGAGGCTCTTAAGGAACTTGGTTCCATGGATTCAATAAATGAGAACCCTCTTTTTTTCAAGGTCAAGGGAATAGCCGAGTTTTACACTGACAGGATCTATGAAGCCATGAGGGATCTAAGCAGAGGTATACTCCTCTACCCATTGGATGCAGATCTTTACTACTACAGAGCGTTAGTGAGAATAAGACTAGGTGATGAAGATAACGCTGAGAAGGACCTAGATATAGCCATAAACCTTAACCCCTATTATGCCGAGGCCTACCTCAATAAGGGTCTAATAGCGGAGAGGAGAGGAGACATCAACAAAGCCATATCCATGTACAGTAAGAGTATCTCCATTAGACCTAACTATAAGGAAGCGTATATAAGAAGATCTGGGGCCTACTCAAAAATAGGGAGAGACGAAGAGGCCAAAAGCGACCTTGAGAAGTCAAGCCAACTCTAG